TGCAACCTTTAATTTATTATGTGCCCAAACAATTGATTCGAACAATTCTTGCCAATATCCTCTTCCGCTGAAGAGGAACATTAAACTGAAAGCCCATATAAAGTGAGCTCCCAAGAACATCAAACCGTACATGCTTATTGATTGGCCATAGCTTGTTAATACTTGAGAAGCTTGAGCCCAGAGGAAATCTCTTAACCAACCATTGATAGTAATTGAACTTTGTGCAAAATTACCACCAGTAAGTCCCCAAACATCACTCTGCATTTTCCAAGAGAAGTGGAAAATAACTATTGATAAACAGTTATACATCCAGAAGAGAGCTAAGAAAACGTGATCCCATGAAGAAACTTGACATGTACCACCTCTTCCAGGACCATCACAAGGGAATCTAAATCCTAAAGATGCTTTGTCAGGAATCAACCTTGAACTTCTTGCATAAAGAACTCCTTTAAGAAGTATCAAAACAGTTACATGGATTTGGAAAGCATGAATATGATGAATCATTAAATCAGCTGTCCCTAGTGGAATTGGCGCTATAGCTACCTTTCCACCAACTTCTACTAAACTTCCATTAAAGACTTCACTTAGAGCTTTGTGAGGTAAAGCTTCTGCAGTACCTGCTAAAAGGGAAGTCCCAACAGCAGATGCTTGAATACTCTGTACCCATTGAGCAAAGATTGGCTGAAGTTGGATAGCAGAATCACTAAACATATCTTGGGGTCTACCCAAAGCTCTCATAGTATCGTTGTGAATATAGAGTCCAAAACTATGGAATCCTAACCACATACAAACCCAGTTCAAGTGACTGATTAATGCATCTCTTGCCTTAAGAATTCTGTCTAATACATTATCAATATGTTTTGCTGGATCGTAATCTCTAACCATTGCAATTCCAGCATGCGCTCCTGCTCCTACTATGAATAATCCACCTATCCACATGTGATGGGTAAATAATCCAAGAACTGTCATATAGTCAGTAGCTATATAAGGATATGGAGGCATCGCATACATATGATGAGATACAAGTATGCTTATTGATCCAAGCATCGCTAGGTTTACTGATAGCTGAGCATGTCTACTTTCTGCCATGAACTCAAAAAGACCTTGATGACCTTTAGGGGCAGGGAATAATATTGGGTCTCCTTGTTGTGAATCTAATATTTCTTTCATACTATGACCAATACCATAATTGGTTCTGTACATATGACCACCTATTATCGCTATTACACCAAAAGCTAAATGATGATGTGAAACATCAGTCATCCACAAGCTTCCTGTAACAGGGTTAAGTCCACCTTTGAAAGTAAGGAAGTCTGAGAAAGCTAACCAATTTAAACTAAAGAAATTACCTGTACCACTTGCTAATCCTGGAAATATCTGACCGATAATTTGTGGATCGCAGAGTTGATGCGGCATAGGTATATCTGCAATAGTTGCTATTTCTTTTCCATTAATAACTAAAGGAGAGCCTGCATCAATTGCATCTAAGAGAGCTGCAGTAGGAGCTCCGATATGAATACAATGGCCAGCCCATGCTAATGATCCTAAACCTACTAAACCAGCTATGTGGTGGTTAAGCATAGACTCAATATCTTGAAACCACTCCATTTTTGGAGCTGCTTTGTGATAGTGAAAAATTCCAGCATGAAGCATAAGTGCAGCCATTACTACAGCACCTATTGCTAAAGCCATAAGTTCACTCTCATTAGTGATTCCCCATGCTCGCCACATGTGGAATATTCCTGAACTAATTTGAATACCGTTGTAGTTAGCACCAAGGTCAGCATTAAGCATCTCTTGACCAACGATTGCCCATACTTGCTGAGCTCCTGGTTTGACATGAGTTGGATCAGCTAACCAACCTGAGTAATTAGAAAATCTTGCTCCATGGAAAAATGCAGCACTCATCCATATAAAAATGACTGCAAGATGTCCAAAATGAGCTGAAAAGATTTTTCTTGTTGCTTCTTCAGCATCGCCTGTATGCACATCAAAATCATGTGCATCAGCATGCAAATTCCAGATCCAAGTTGTAGTTTTCGGACCTTTAGATAATTTACTTGACCAGAATCCTGGCTTATCTAATTTGGCAAAATCAATAGGTCTTGGATCGGCCTTGACAGGATCTTCCAAAACTTTTTTGTTTTTTTCTCCACTTTCTGGTGGGCTGATGGTCATCTAGCACCTCGAAAATAATTGACATTAAAGCCGATTGATCGGATCTTGAACCTATTTTTAATGATAATGTTCAAGAAAACGAATCCTTCGGAACTTTAGATATTCGTTTCAAAAATAATAAGGCAAAGATTCTTTCGTTATGCATTAACGTAACAAATGTTCTAATGATTGTTACTATATGAATATTTTGTTAAATTCTAGTCTATGACTAAATTATGAGTATTTTTACTCAAAATTTATATAAATTTCTTAAATTTTTTTTTATATTTCAAAGAAAATTTTTTAAATCCAGCGACAGGATATAATTTCAAAGTTACTATCAATAGTTTCTAATTTGAAAGGCATTGCGATTGGTCTATCTAATAATTCAAAAGAAATTTTAAAAAGGCTTAAAAAAACCGAATTTGTCAAAGACATATATGTTGCGGGTTCTTCAAAAGACGATGGAAAGGAAAATGAACTTATTCAAGTACAAAAACCTAGAGAAATATTACTAAAAAAATGGCAGAAGATAGATTTAATAATTTTTATAGGCTCAATTGCTGCATCAATACGCATAATAAATCCATTTTTAACCTCTAAAGATCAAGATCCAGGAGTAATAGTTATAGATAACAAATGTTCCAAGATAGTTCCATTAATTGGCTTACATCAGTCAAATACGCAAAATATTTCATGTCAAATTGCTAATTTGCTTGGTGGCGAAATTATAGAAACTAATAATTCCAATGATCAAAGCCTCTTAAATCTTGATGCATTTGGAAATCAATGGGGGTGGAAAAGATCTGGCAAAATAAACGATTGGTCAAAACTAGTAATTAAACAATCTAAAAACGAAGAAATATTTTGCAAACAATTATCTGGTAATAGCTTATGGAAAACTTCAGAATCAGCTGAGATTATTAATCAAATTGATAAAAAAGAAAAAGAAAAACCAGATTCAACATTTCATGTGAGTATATTCGAAAATCATGGAACAACTTGGCACCCGCCTGTATTGTGGATTGGCATTGGATGTGAAAGAAATACAAGCAAAGAATTAATAGCAAATTCTTTAAATAATCTTTTGGAGTCAGGAAATTTATCGCAGCAATCAATTGCGGGATTTGCAACTATAGATATAAAAAAAGATGAGAAAGGAATTTTAGAACTTTCTGAAGAAAAAAACTTGCCTATAAAGTTTTTTAGTAAAAAAGATCTTTCAACAATAATTGTTCCAAATCCATCAAGTGTCGTACAAAATGAAATTGGTACACCTTCCGTAGCAGAAGCCTCTTGCTTACTCGCAGCAGGACAAGAATCAAAATTATTAGAAGAAAAAAGAATTTTCAAAAATCAATCTGGGGCAGTAACTATCGCTGTAGCAGAATCAAAAAATCAATATAATCCAACCCATGGTGAGATCCATATTATTGGAAGTGGGCCAGGTGATATCTCCTTCCTAACCAATAATGCGAGAAAAGCACTTTCAAGATGTACTGTTTGGATTGGATACAAAATGTATTTAGATTTAATAAAACCCTTAAAAAGGAATGATCAGGTTTTAATTGAAAGTAAACTTACTGAGGAAAAAGAGAGATGCAATAAAGCAATTAAACTAGCTGAAGAAGGAATAAAAGTGGCTTTAATTTCTTCAGGT
This region of Prochlorococcus sp. MIT 0604 genomic DNA includes:
- the psaA gene encoding photosystem I core protein PsaA; amino-acid sequence: MTISPPESGEKNKKVLEDPVKADPRPIDFAKLDKPGFWSSKLSKGPKTTTWIWNLHADAHDFDVHTGDAEEATRKIFSAHFGHLAVIFIWMSAAFFHGARFSNYSGWLADPTHVKPGAQQVWAIVGQEMLNADLGANYNGIQISSGIFHMWRAWGITNESELMALAIGAVVMAALMLHAGIFHYHKAAPKMEWFQDIESMLNHHIAGLVGLGSLAWAGHCIHIGAPTAALLDAIDAGSPLVINGKEIATIADIPMPHQLCDPQIIGQIFPGLASGTGNFFSLNWLAFSDFLTFKGGLNPVTGSLWMTDVSHHHLAFGVIAIIGGHMYRTNYGIGHSMKEILDSQQGDPILFPAPKGHQGLFEFMAESRHAQLSVNLAMLGSISILVSHHMYAMPPYPYIATDYMTVLGLFTHHMWIGGLFIVGAGAHAGIAMVRDYDPAKHIDNVLDRILKARDALISHLNWVCMWLGFHSFGLYIHNDTMRALGRPQDMFSDSAIQLQPIFAQWVQSIQASAVGTSLLAGTAEALPHKALSEVFNGSLVEVGGKVAIAPIPLGTADLMIHHIHAFQIHVTVLILLKGVLYARSSRLIPDKASLGFRFPCDGPGRGGTCQVSSWDHVFLALFWMYNCLSIVIFHFSWKMQSDVWGLTGGNFAQSSITINGWLRDFLWAQASQVLTSYGQSISMYGLMFLGAHFIWAFSLMFLFSGRGYWQELFESIVWAHNKLKVAPTIQPRALSITQGRAVGVTHFLVGGIATTWAFFHARLFGLG
- the cobJ gene encoding precorrin-3B C(17)-methyltransferase — protein: MKGIAIGLSNNSKEILKRLKKTEFVKDIYVAGSSKDDGKENELIQVQKPREILLKKWQKIDLIIFIGSIAASIRIINPFLTSKDQDPGVIVIDNKCSKIVPLIGLHQSNTQNISCQIANLLGGEIIETNNSNDQSLLNLDAFGNQWGWKRSGKINDWSKLVIKQSKNEEIFCKQLSGNSLWKTSESAEIINQIDKKEKEKPDSTFHVSIFENHGTTWHPPVLWIGIGCERNTSKELIANSLNNLLESGNLSQQSIAGFATIDIKKDEKGILELSEEKNLPIKFFSKKDLSTIIVPNPSSVVQNEIGTPSVAEASCLLAAGQESKLLEEKRIFKNQSGAVTIAVAESKNQYNPTHGEIHIIGSGPGDISFLTNNARKALSRCTVWIGYKMYLDLIKPLKRNDQVLIESKLTEEKERCNKAIKLAEEGIKVALISSGESGFYGMAGLLLELLQKIKKEYRPYFEVHPGISSVQLAAAISGAPLMNDFCSVSLSDKLTPWPLIEKRIKGALMGDFVIALFNPQSIERNWQLKSVIDICLQSRHGDTPVLLARQVGRENQTKKFFTLNTIPFKEIDMLSIIIIGNSQTTLVDEIFLTPRGYLQN